The following proteins come from a genomic window of Bactrocera tryoni isolate S06 chromosome 1, CSIRO_BtryS06_freeze2, whole genome shotgun sequence:
- the LOC120777121 gene encoding sarcocystatin-A-like: MVTLKFALLTICAICAFLSLPNESLAFGEATKLSGDELTAAVGTLETALSKLSTGDGPSYKISKVNSASKQVVAGISYRYNVDLTDEDKNVKNCNVQIWSRQWLKNGNQVTVVCSGANAVKFNY; encoded by the exons ATGGTGACTCTGAAGTTTGCTCTTTTAACTATTTGTGCTATATGCGCATTCCTTTCACTACCAAATGAG tCGTTAGCTTTTGGTGAAGCTACTAAGCTCAGTGGTGACGAATTGACAGCTGCTGTAGGTACTCTTGAGACGGCTTTAAGTAAATTGAGTACTGGAGATGGTCCCAGTTATAA GATTTCAAAGGTGAACTCAGCCAGCAAGCAAGTAGTGGCCGGCATTTCGTACAGGTATAATGTGGATCTCACTGATGAAGATAAGAATGTTAAGAATTGCAATGTTCAAATCTGGTCGCGACAGTGGTTGAAAAACGGCAATCAAGTTACAGTCGTTTGCAGTGGTGCAAATGCGGTTaagtttaattattaa